The genome window ATGTACCCACTACTAAAGAGTTAGGTTACCCAAATATCTTTATTGGTCACTGGTCGGGTATCTTTGCGCCAAAAGGTACGCCTCCGGAAGTGATTGCGAAGATGAATGCAGCAATTCAGGCGGCTTTAGATACCAACGCACTGAAAGCCAGACTCATTCCGCAAGGTATAGAACCAGCGCCTGGTTCACAAGCCGACTTTATTAAATTCTTAACAGAAGAGCGTAAGCGTCTGCAGCCGATTGTGAAGAATGCCAATATGAAAGATGAGTAAGCAACTATGAATACAGTGTTGCCCCGTCTAGGCTTCTTGATTCCGCCAGGCAATCCGAATACTGAAGGTGAAGTCATCAAGATGGCAGGTCCTGAGTACACCATTCACTTTACGCGGATGGTGGCTCATGGCGAAACCGGCAGTCTTGATGGGCAAGATGAGCGCAATCAAACCCAGATTGATCACTTACCTGAAAACATTGAGCTTCTTAAGCTCGTAAAGCCTGCTGTAGTGGCAATGGCTCATACTGCTAGCAGCTATACCCTTGGCAAGGCTGGTGAGGCGGACTTAATCCAAAAGTTAGAGACTCAATTTGAGGTGCCGTTTATCACCGCCTTTGGTAGCGTTGTAAAAGCGCTCCATCATCTCAAGGCTAAAAAGATTGCTTTTGGCACCCCTTATAGCGAGCAGAATACTTTGCGCTGCAAGAGTCTATTGGAAGCTTATGGCTTTGAGGTGGTGAGCTTCGGCAATTTGCCTGGTGTCAAAAATATTTATGATGAAACTACTGAGCGTGCATTACAACTTGTGCATCAGGTGAATAGTTCGGCTGCAGATGCTATTTTTGTGAGCGGAGTCGGAATGCCTACGATTGATATATTGGCTCAGGGCGAGGAAGAGACGGGCAAGCCAGTGATTTCAAGTATTGCAGCAACCATGTGGAATGCACTTCAGCTTGCAAAGATGAACAGCAGTATTCAGCATTTTGGTGGATTACTTTCTGGGAGATATTAAGGTGAAGTTATTTCAACAGTGTTTTGTCACAGTAGCGTTAGTGATTTCCTCTATTGCCCATGGTGCTCCGTTTCCAGAAAAACCGATTCGCTTAATTGTTCCATTTACTGCCGGTGGCAACGTGGATAACTCCGCACGTACTGTTGGACAAGGATTATCTGAGCAATTAGGTCAAAGTGTGATCGTAGAAAACAAACCTGGTGCCAATACTCTTATTGGTGCAGAGTTTGTGGCGCGCGCTAATCCAGATGGGTATACCTTATTGCTGGGTACCCCAGAGAGTCTAGCGATTAACCCACATGTTTATAAAAAGATTAACTACGATCCACTCAAAGATTTGGTAGCGGTAGGTTTAGTGGGTAACTTTCCATTTGCTCTGGTAGTCAATCCAAAATTACCAGCAAACAATATTAAAGAATTTGTAGCCTTGGCCAAAGGCACTCCTGGAAAAATGAACTATTCATCATGGGGTGTCGGTAGTACGTCACAAATTACTTTTGAGAAGTTCAATCAGGTGGCGGGAATTGATTTAATCCATATTCCATTTCAGGGAGCTGCCCCAGCGATCACCGCAATTGCAGCCGATCAAGTACAAGCGATGATGGTGCCGCTTTCAGTGGCTTTGCCTCAGGCAGCAGGTGGCAAAGTGAAAATATTAGGTATCACCACTAGTCAACGATTTGCCAGTGCTCCTGATATTCAAACTTTTCAAGAGCAGGGCTATCCCCTAGTCATGAGTGGCTGGCATTTAATCGTCGCGCCGAAGAAAACCAGCCCAGCAGTTTTACAAACTTTGAATCAACATCTGAATAAGGCACTTGAAACGCAAACGACTAAAGACGCCTTAATTCGGATTGGCATTGAACCAAGCCCAGGTTCAATCGCACAAGCTAGTAAGCTGATGCAGACTGAATACGAGCGCTGGGGTAAGACTGCTAAGGATGCAGGAATTGCGATTGAGAAGGCCGAGTAGTTACTCTGGCTTAATCCCCGACTTCTTAATCAAATTTGTCCAAAGCTCAATTTCAGATTTCAAGAAATTGTTATAAGCGTTAGCACCCAAAGGCGGAATCACAAAGCCAACCGACTCAATGCGTTGCCGTACTTCAGGTGTTTGTAAGGCTTGAATCATGGCGGCTTCTAACTTATCCATCACAGGTTTGGGTGTTCCTTTAGGAGCACTAATACCCGCCCAAGACAGCGCCTGAAATCCTGGGTAACCACTTTCTGCCACCGTCGGAATGGTGGGGTAGAGTGGATTGCGCTGCAAGCTGCTCACTGCGATCGGACGCAATTTACCAGCCGCAACATAAGGCAGTGCTGCATCTTGGTTAATGAAGATCATGGGGATTTCATTAGCGAGAATGGCGTTCATTAGTGGGCCACCACCACGATATGGAATACCAACAATCGGTAGCGGATTGCAATTGGTTTTCGTTTTCATATCGGCGCAAGTGGAGGTTGCTTGACGCAATAACTCCATGGCCATATGACCTGAAGAGGCATAGGTATAGCCGTAATCAAGCTTGCCTGGATTCTTTCTCGCGTAATCAACAATATCTTTTAAGGTTTTAAAAGGGCGATCTGGATTGACCACCAATACATTAGGACCCAAATCAATTAAGGAGATATGGGCAAAGTCTCTCATAGAGTCATATTTGAGATTGGGATCTAGTCCATGGGCAACCGCATTTTGACCAACACCCGTCATCACCAAGGTATAACCATCGGGTTGTGCGCCAGCAGCTCGCTCAGCGCCAATCACACCGCCACCGCCACCGATATTTTCGATCACAAAGGCTTGCTTCAAAATCTTGGTTAACTGTTCTGCAGAAATGCGCGCCATCAGATCAGTGGTGCCTCCAGGCGGAAAGGGCACAATAATTTTGACGGGCTTATTTGGATACTCAGATTGTGCGAACGCAGAAAGCGAGCCAAAGCATGCCAGAGAGCAGATGCAAAGCGCTCTAACTACCTTCATTAAAACGGAATGCCTCATAGTGTCTCCATCTTTAGTTATTTTTAATCACTTATTTTTACTAAGAGTAATTAAATAGCCTTCAGAAAACAAGTACAGACATACCCTTTCCTATAAATCAGGCATTAATATAAGGATATTCAAATCTACGGCCAAATAAAATGACCAAAAAAACCAAAGAATCCCTGCGTAGTGCTCGTTGGTTCGAGCCTGATGATCTCAGGTCATTTGGACATCGTTCTCGCGCAATGCAAATGGGCTATGGTCCTGAGGATTGGTCAGGCAAACCTGTCATTGCCATAGTCAATACTTGGTCAGATATTAATCCTTGCCATACACACTTTAAGCAACGCGTTGAAGATGTAAAGCGTGGGGTATTACAAGCTGGTGGATTTCCGATTGAGCTGCCAGCCATTTCTTTATCAGAGTCTTATGTCAAACCAACTACGATGCTCTATCGCAATATGCTTGCCATGGAAACCGAAGAGCTTATTCGCTCTCATCCAGTAGATGGTGCAGTACTGATGGGTGGCTGCGATAAAACGACGCCAGGTTTAGTCATGGGTGCGCTGTCAGCAGGTCTGCCATTTATCTATCTACCAGCTGGCCCAATGCTACGTGGTAATTGGAAAGGTAAGGTGCTCGGCTCTGGTTCTGATGCTTGGAAGTATTGGGATGAACGCCGTGCCGGCAATATCTCAGAAACGCAGTGGCTAGAAGTGGAAGGCGGGATTGCCCGCAGTCACGGTACTTGTATGACCATGGGCACAGCCGCAACCATGATGGGTATCTCAGAAGCATTGGGCCTTACATTGCCTGGCGCGTCGAGCATTCCGGCTGCAGATGCAAGTCATCCAAGGATGGCTGCTTCTTGTGGCCGAAGAATTGTAGAGATGGTTTGGGAGGATTTAACCCCTGCCAAGATTCTCAATAAGACGAGTTTCATCAATGCGATCAATGCCGCAATGGCAATGGGATGCAGCACCAACGCGATCATTCATTTAATAGCGATGTCACGCCGCGCCGGCAAAGAATGCACCGTGAGTTTGGAAGATTTTGATCTGGCGAGCCGTAAAGTTCCCGTGATTGCCAATATCAGACCAAGCGGCGATCAATACTTGATGGAAGACTTTTATTACGCTGGTGGTATGCCTGCCTTGCTCAAGCAAATGGGCTCTCATCTGAACCCCAGCGCGATGACCGTTACTGGTAAAACGATTGGCGAGAACATTCAAGATGCCCAAGTGCATAACGACGATGTCATTAGGCCGCTCAGCAATGCTATTTATCAAGAGGGCGCACTCGCAGTTCTCAGAGGCAATATCGCCCCTGGTGGCGCAGTGATCAAGCCAAGTGCCTGTGCTGAGAAATTCTTAAAACATACTGGCCCAGCTCTCGTGTTTGATAGCTATCCCGAGATGAAAAAAGCCGTTGAAGATGAAAATCTTGACGTCACTGAAGATCACATTCTGGTGCTAAGGAACGCAGGACCAAAAGGCGGCCCTGGCATGCCAGAGTGGGGTATGTTGCCGATTCCGGTCAAGCTAGTGAAACAAGGTGTACGAGATATGTTGCGCCTATCGGATGCGCGCATGAGTGGCACCAGTTACGGCGCCTGTATTTTGCATGCCTCACCAGAATCCTATATTGGTGGACCACTTGCATTAGTGAAAACGGGTGACCTCATCACTGTTGATGTACCGAACAGAAAAATACAGCTTGAGATTAGCGATGAAGAGCTCAATCAAAGAAAAGCAAAGTGGAAAGCACCAGAGCCTAAATACGAACGTGGTTATGGTTGGATGTTCAGCAAACATATTTTGCAAGCAGAAGACGGTTGTGACTTTGACTTCCTAGAAACCAGCTTTGGTAAGCCAGTGCCAGAGCCAGATATTTTTTGAGTCAAATGAATTCCAATCTACTCTAGAATCATCCAATGAAATGGATATTGATCTCAATACTGAGTGTGATGAGCTTACAAGCCTTTGCCCAAGATAGCGATAACCCTTTTAATGTTCAGATCAACATCAAGCCAGCCAATGGGCGCTTTCACATTAATGCGAATTACTCCGTTCCCATTGCACCTTGTAATGCTTATGCCTTTTTGACGGACTATGAAGCCTCTAAAAACATTGCAGGTGTAGTCGACTTAAAAATTCTTTCTCGGTCTACTAACAAGGTTCGCGTGAGTAGAGTCTTAGAAGAAGACATCCTCTTTTTTCATGTAGAGCTCAAAACGGTCGTTGAATATACGGAAGTGCCGTATCACCAGCTCAGTTTTGAGCAGGTAAGTGGCGATGCCAAACTTTATAAGGGCACCTGGAAGATCCTACCCGATAAGAATAAGACGGTTGTGAAATACGATGCTGTGGTAGAGCTCGACTCTATGGTACCGATGGTAGTGATTGAGTACTTCATGAAAAATAATTTACATGAGCGACTCGAGTCTATGGCTCAAAAAGCAGCCCAATACAAACCCCCAATAGTGCTAGCCTGTAAATAGACGGTTTGGTGTATCGTTTATTCCATTAACCCAAAGGAATTATCGTGAAATCATTATTAGCCCTTGTTCTGACATCCATTGTTTCGCTGGCATTTGCCCAGCAAAAAGGAACCATCATCCAAACGGATCAAGTACAGCAGGCAGTGGCTCGTGGCGCGATTATTTGGGATGTACGTGATGAGAAGAGTTACTTAGAAGGCCACATACCAGGAGCCATCAATATTGGCGAGATCGGTAGTACTCTGCGAGACCCCAATAAAGAGGACTACATTCCTACAGAGCAAATACAGAAGCTTTTTAACAATGCTGGCTTAGATGTTAATAAAGATATTGTGGTCTATGGCGCACGTGGCAATCCCTATACTTATTTTGGCCTGTATACCG of Polynucleobacter sp. AP-Titi-500A-B4 contains these proteins:
- a CDS encoding tripartite tricarboxylate transporter substrate binding protein; this encodes MKLFQQCFVTVALVISSIAHGAPFPEKPIRLIVPFTAGGNVDNSARTVGQGLSEQLGQSVIVENKPGANTLIGAEFVARANPDGYTLLLGTPESLAINPHVYKKINYDPLKDLVAVGLVGNFPFALVVNPKLPANNIKEFVALAKGTPGKMNYSSWGVGSTSQITFEKFNQVAGIDLIHIPFQGAAPAITAIAADQVQAMMVPLSVALPQAAGGKVKILGITTSQRFASAPDIQTFQEQGYPLVMSGWHLIVAPKKTSPAVLQTLNQHLNKALETQTTKDALIRIGIEPSPGSIAQASKLMQTEYERWGKTAKDAGIAIEKAE
- a CDS encoding tripartite tricarboxylate transporter substrate binding protein, translating into MRHSVLMKVVRALCICSLACFGSLSAFAQSEYPNKPVKIIVPFPPGGTTDLMARISAEQLTKILKQAFVIENIGGGGGVIGAERAAGAQPDGYTLVMTGVGQNAVAHGLDPNLKYDSMRDFAHISLIDLGPNVLVVNPDRPFKTLKDIVDYARKNPGKLDYGYTYASSGHMAMELLRQATSTCADMKTKTNCNPLPIVGIPYRGGGPLMNAILANEIPMIFINQDAALPYVAAGKLRPIAVSSLQRNPLYPTIPTVAESGYPGFQALSWAGISAPKGTPKPVMDKLEAAMIQALQTPEVRQRIESVGFVIPPLGANAYNNFLKSEIELWTNLIKKSGIKPE
- the araD gene encoding L-arabinonate dehydratase codes for the protein MTKKTKESLRSARWFEPDDLRSFGHRSRAMQMGYGPEDWSGKPVIAIVNTWSDINPCHTHFKQRVEDVKRGVLQAGGFPIELPAISLSESYVKPTTMLYRNMLAMETEELIRSHPVDGAVLMGGCDKTTPGLVMGALSAGLPFIYLPAGPMLRGNWKGKVLGSGSDAWKYWDERRAGNISETQWLEVEGGIARSHGTCMTMGTAATMMGISEALGLTLPGASSIPAADASHPRMAASCGRRIVEMVWEDLTPAKILNKTSFINAINAAMAMGCSTNAIIHLIAMSRRAGKECTVSLEDFDLASRKVPVIANIRPSGDQYLMEDFYYAGGMPALLKQMGSHLNPSAMTVTGKTIGENIQDAQVHNDDVIRPLSNAIYQEGALAVLRGNIAPGGAVIKPSACAEKFLKHTGPALVFDSYPEMKKAVEDENLDVTEDHILVLRNAGPKGGPGMPEWGMLPIPVKLVKQGVRDMLRLSDARMSGTSYGACILHASPESYIGGPLALVKTGDLITVDVPNRKIQLEISDEELNQRKAKWKAPEPKYERGYGWMFSKHILQAEDGCDFDFLETSFGKPVPEPDIF
- a CDS encoding SRPBCC family protein, with protein sequence MKWILISILSVMSLQAFAQDSDNPFNVQINIKPANGRFHINANYSVPIAPCNAYAFLTDYEASKNIAGVVDLKILSRSTNKVRVSRVLEEDILFFHVELKTVVEYTEVPYHQLSFEQVSGDAKLYKGTWKILPDKNKTVVKYDAVVELDSMVPMVVIEYFMKNNLHERLESMAQKAAQYKPPIVLACK